In Hyla sarda isolate aHylSar1 chromosome 12, aHylSar1.hap1, whole genome shotgun sequence, a genomic segment contains:
- the LOC130296826 gene encoding uncharacterized protein LOC130296826 — translation MGVLLSSLYNTLMSFSGTKARILLLGLDAAGKTTLLYKLKLNETVCTIPTIGFNVETVEPIRNVTFTVWDVGGQDRIRTLWKHYFMNTDGLVFVVDSADPERYEEARTELIAILENDEMRGVPFVVMANKQDLPGARKPMDLAEALGLMKMKGHQWHVQGCCAATGDGLVEGLEVLTNMVKDFQKNKP, via the coding sequence ATGGGGGTCCTCCTGAGCAGCCTCTACAATACCCTGATGAGCTTCTCAGGAACTAAGGCGCGGATCCTGCTCTTGGGGCTTGACGCTGCTGGGAAGACGACTTTACTATATAAACTGAAGCTGAATGAGACGGTCTGCACAATCCCAACCATTGGCTTCAATGTCGAAACTGTGGAGCCAATCCGTAATGTGACCTTTACCGTGTGGGACGTGGGAGGTCAAGACCGAATCAGGACCCTGTGGAAGCACTACTTCATGAACACCGACGGGCTCGTTTTTGTGGTGGACAGTGCTGACCCGGAGAGATATGAGGAGGCCAGGACAGAGCTCATCGCCATCCTGGAGAATGATGAAATGAGAGGTGTCCCCTTCGTTGTGATGGCCAATAAGCAAGATCTACCCGGTGCCAGGAAGCCCATGGATCTAGCAGAGGCCTTGGGACTGATGAAGATGAAAGGACACCAGTGGCATGTCCAGGGTTGTTGTGCTGCCACTGGGGATGGACTTGTCGAGGGGCTAGAGGTCCTCACCAATATGGTAAAAGACTTTCAGAAGAATAAACCATAA